The following proteins are co-located in the Moraxella nasovis genome:
- a CDS encoding YbhB/YbcL family Raf kinase inhibitor-like protein produces the protein MNLTANTYLDVRNPTQPTGEMILTCADIANESTLSNDYVANIWGYTGGNISPELMWQNAPKDTKSFVITLFDPDAPTGSGFWHWNVFNIPADWTALPKNKSNDFGDGIIELKNDAGLTGFIGAFPPKGDKPHRYIFTLYALNEKLDLNNSISPAVLGFNLNGKVLATAKLTAYYHW, from the coding sequence ATGAATCTAACTGCCAACACCTACCTAGATGTCCGTAATCCCACCCAGCCCACAGGCGAGATGATATTGACCTGTGCCGATATTGCCAATGAAAGCACATTATCTAATGACTATGTCGCCAATATTTGGGGCTATACAGGGGGTAATATCAGCCCAGAATTGATGTGGCAAAATGCCCCCAAAGACACCAAAAGTTTTGTCATCACGCTATTTGACCCTGACGCACCCACAGGCTCTGGCTTTTGGCATTGGAATGTGTTTAATATTCCTGCTGATTGGACGGCATTACCCAAAAATAAATCCAATGATTTTGGTGATGGTATTATTGAGCTTAAAAATGACGCAGGACTAACTGGCTTTATTGGGGCATTTCCACCCAAAGGCGATAAACCACACCGCTATATTTTTACGCTATACGCCCTAAATGAAAAACTGGATTTAAACAATAGCATTAGCCCTGCGGTATTGGGATTTAATTTAAATGGTAAAGTTTTGGCGACAGCTAAATTGACGGCTTATTATCATTGGTAA